The Canis aureus isolate CA01 chromosome 24, VMU_Caureus_v.1.0, whole genome shotgun sequence genome includes a window with the following:
- the SCRG1 gene encoding scrapie-responsive protein 1, with protein MKFIVFAFTIGLTLLLGVQAMPASRLSCYRKTLKDRNCHNLPEGVADLTKMDVNIQDHFWDGKGCEMICYCNFRELLCCPKDIFFGPKISFVIPCNNH; from the exons atgaaatttatagtATTTGCTTTCACCATTGGGCTAACTTTGCTGCTAGGAGTCCAAGCCATGCCTGCCAGTCGCCTCTCTTGCTACAGAAAGACACTAAAAGATCGCAACTGTCACAACCTTCCAGAGGGAGTAGCTGACCTGACGAAGATGGATGTAAACATCCAGGATCACTTCTGGGATGGGAAGGGATGTGAGATGATCTGTTACTGTAACTTCCGTGAATTGCTCTGCTGCCCAAA AGATATCTTCTTTGGACCAAAGATCTCTTTTGTGATTCCTTGCAACAATCACTGA